A DNA window from Elusimicrobiota bacterium contains the following coding sequences:
- a CDS encoding carbohydrate kinase, giving the protein MKSLGFGEVLWDVIKGRAYLGGAPFNLSAHLSKLGSESYIISRVGNDKRGKSVLSAVKRLKVNSSLIQVDTSHPTGTVDVYLSSSGQPEYTINTNVAYDFIELKPELVRKIESVAFDVFCFGTLAQRAEVSQGTLYKLLRIVNSKHVFYDVNLRKKCYSKQTVIDSLHYANIMKLNDVETKVLSALLYKKSFSNKEFALKIMNDYAVKVVCITKGEDGCAVGYKNVYCEIPGIKTRVKDAVGAGDAFSAGFLSKYCRGYDPFESAVFANKIGAYVASKTGAIPRYGEKIVTGWG; this is encoded by the coding sequence ATGAAATCACTTGGTTTTGGTGAAGTTTTATGGGATGTTATTAAAGGACGGGCGTATTTAGGCGGTGCCCCGTTTAACCTCTCAGCGCATCTTTCAAAGTTGGGGAGCGAGTCATATATTATCTCCCGGGTGGGTAATGACAAAAGAGGTAAAAGTGTTTTATCAGCGGTAAAACGGTTAAAAGTTAATTCGTCACTGATACAGGTTGATACCAGTCATCCTACCGGAACTGTAGATGTGTACTTATCTTCTAGTGGGCAGCCGGAGTATACTATCAATACCAATGTTGCTTATGATTTTATTGAGCTCAAGCCTGAACTAGTAAGAAAAATTGAGTCTGTTGCATTTGATGTTTTTTGTTTCGGTACGCTTGCACAGCGTGCGGAAGTCAGCCAGGGTACATTGTATAAATTATTAAGGATTGTAAATAGTAAACATGTTTTCTACGACGTTAATCTCCGGAAAAAGTGTTATTCAAAACAAACGGTTATAGATTCATTACATTATGCAAACATTATGAAACTAAATGACGTAGAAACTAAAGTGTTATCAGCCCTGCTTTATAAAAAAAGTTTTAGTAATAAGGAGTTTGCTTTAAAAATAATGAATGATTATGCTGTGAAAGTTGTTTGTATAACAAAAGGCGAAGACGGGTGCGCTGTCGGTTACAAAAATGTGTATTGTGAGATACCGGGTATAAAAACCAGGGTTAAAGACGCGGTTGGGGCTGGTGATGCTTTCAGTGCAGGGTTTTTATCAAAATATTGCCGCGGGTATGATCCTTTTGAATCCGCAGTATTTGCTAATAAAATCGGGGCGTATGTAGCTTCAAAAACGGGTGCTATTCCCAGGTACGGGGAAAAAATTGTAACAGGATGGGGTTAA
- a CDS encoding response regulator, whose amino-acid sequence MSIKILIIDDEPNILKVATIRLSKAGYEVITANDGVKGLELASTAHPNLILLDLNLPELSGAEVCRLLKNNNELKHIPVIVLSASAEDIKDKALNIGADDFVIKPYSPAELLTKIGQLLTRDTHGDTPNNKDIETVINNTDAQVKELIPFFIQEKNKDLELLKQSLETGDYATIQRIGHNLRGSGTMFGIEQISQLGIKLESAGKDKNPRIIKPLVEQLSVIIVKIETLLLKR is encoded by the coding sequence ATGTCAATAAAGATACTAATTATTGATGATGAACCGAATATTCTTAAAGTTGCAACAATCAGGCTATCAAAAGCCGGGTACGAGGTTATCACTGCCAACGATGGCGTAAAAGGGTTGGAACTCGCAAGTACAGCACATCCGAACCTGATCCTACTTGACCTCAACTTACCGGAGTTAAGCGGTGCGGAGGTCTGCAGATTACTCAAAAACAACAATGAATTAAAACATATACCTGTTATAGTATTAAGCGCATCCGCGGAAGATATCAAAGATAAAGCGTTGAATATCGGCGCTGATGATTTTGTTATTAAACCCTATAGCCCTGCTGAATTACTGACTAAAATAGGACAATTACTAACCAGAGATACCCATGGTGATACACCAAACAACAAAGATATTGAAACAGTGATCAATAACACTGATGCTCAGGTTAAAGAATTAATTCCCTTTTTTATCCAAGAAAAAAACAAAGACCTTGAACTCCTGAAACAATCCCTGGAAACCGGCGATTATGCCACTATTCAGCGGATTGGCCATAATTTACGTGGCAGCGGCACAATGTTCGGAATCGAACAAATTTCGCAACTCGGCATTAAACTTGAATCTGCAGGGAAAGACAAAAATCCCAGAATCATCAAACCTTTAGTTGAACAACTATCAGTGATTATAGTAAAGATAGAAACTCTACTTTTGAAAAGGTAG